One window from the genome of Corynebacterium sp. SCR221107 encodes:
- a CDS encoding bifunctional ADP-dependent NAD(P)H-hydrate dehydratase/NAD(P)H-hydrate epimerase — MRPAYSVTTVRAAEAALMRHEHFPDELMRLAATAVAGTAQAMLASSSSNRSPAYEPGPRVLVLAGPGGNGGDGMYAASFLQQQGESADVALVSDNCHANALAACRDAGCAVFPVQECTAREGRAYDLIIDGIAGLASARPIDEHTEHILDATRRAGGLVLAIDMPTGIDARTGVAASRCVVADATITFGWARTGHVFAPECGQVVISDLQLPGGPVAFSQALADAGQAEAYLAYEPNEACFTWPTAPLVDDERGLVTAPKPVGCTGPLVDPTPGIHATKYTGGVTTLCAGSSRYIGAGILSTGGAVNATPAMVQVVGQPEIVHHHPEVVRFDTVADARRTQSWVIGPGRGTDDQAAAELNLVLARREPTIIDADALRIIAHDESIRDAVRAHPFVVLTPHYGEFTALYESCVGPLPQEVGRAQLMSDLAQALDCFVMLKGRITHVTAPGVPVYGVNAGHSYAATPGSGDVLSGILGAVLAQQFFLAETEQLSKREIDTAIMEILHANSLHIHASLEAARTPHGMAIATASRIADAIPAALAKLLTMAR; from the coding sequence ATGCGACCTGCCTATTCCGTTACCACCGTTCGCGCGGCCGAAGCCGCACTCATGCGCCACGAGCACTTCCCCGATGAACTCATGCGCCTGGCCGCAACGGCCGTCGCCGGTACCGCGCAAGCGATGCTCGCAAGCAGCAGTTCCAACCGATCCCCCGCTTACGAACCCGGCCCCCGCGTGCTGGTGCTCGCCGGACCGGGTGGCAACGGCGGCGATGGCATGTACGCGGCGTCTTTCCTGCAGCAGCAGGGCGAAAGCGCGGACGTCGCACTGGTCAGCGACAACTGCCATGCCAACGCGCTTGCCGCCTGCCGTGATGCAGGGTGTGCGGTATTTCCTGTGCAGGAGTGCACTGCCCGCGAGGGGCGCGCTTATGACCTCATCATCGATGGGATCGCAGGCCTTGCGTCCGCCCGCCCGATCGACGAACACACCGAACACATCCTCGATGCGACCCGGCGCGCAGGCGGGCTGGTTCTTGCAATCGACATGCCAACCGGCATCGATGCACGCACCGGCGTCGCCGCCTCCCGGTGCGTGGTCGCCGATGCGACGATTACCTTTGGCTGGGCGCGCACCGGTCATGTTTTCGCCCCGGAGTGCGGGCAGGTTGTCATCAGCGATCTGCAGCTTCCAGGCGGACCGGTTGCCTTTTCACAGGCGCTTGCCGACGCCGGCCAGGCCGAAGCCTACCTCGCCTATGAGCCCAACGAGGCCTGCTTTACCTGGCCTACGGCCCCGCTCGTCGATGATGAACGGGGGCTGGTCACCGCCCCTAAACCGGTGGGGTGCACCGGCCCCTTGGTAGATCCCACGCCCGGAATCCACGCAACGAAATACACCGGCGGGGTGACCACCTTGTGCGCGGGCAGTAGCAGATATATAGGTGCGGGCATTTTGTCGACGGGTGGGGCGGTGAATGCGACCCCGGCCATGGTGCAGGTGGTGGGTCAGCCTGAGATCGTCCACCACCACCCTGAGGTGGTGCGCTTCGACACCGTCGCGGATGCCCGCCGCACGCAGAGCTGGGTGATCGGCCCCGGCCGCGGGACCGATGACCAGGCCGCAGCGGAGCTCAACCTGGTTCTCGCCCGCCGCGAGCCCACCATCATCGACGCCGACGCCTTGCGCATCATCGCCCATGACGAGAGCATCCGGGATGCGGTGCGCGCCCACCCCTTTGTGGTGCTCACCCCGCACTATGGGGAATTTACCGCACTATACGAATCCTGCGTGGGGCCGCTGCCGCAGGAGGTGGGGCGCGCGCAGTTAATGAGTGATCTTGCACAGGCTTTGGACTGCTTTGTCATGCTCAAGGGCCGAATCACGCACGTCACCGCCCCCGGTGTGCCGGTTTATGGTGTCAACGCCGGGCATTCCTACGCCGCAACACCCGGTTCCGGCGACGTGCTTTCCGGGATCCTCGGCGCGGTGCTGGCGCAGCAGTTTTTCCTCGCCGAAACCGAGCAGCTGTCCAAGAGGGAAATAGACACGGCCATCATGGAGATCCTGCACGCCAACTCCCTACACATTCACGCATCCCTGGAAGCAGCGCGCACCCCGCACGGCATGGCTATCGCCACCGCCTCCCGCATTGCCGACGCCATCCCCGCGGCGTTAGCGAAGCTGCTGACGATGGCGCGTTAG
- a CDS encoding M20/M25/M40 family metallo-hydrolase, which yields MPLYDETLDLLQELIRNACVNDFTPGSGQEVRNADTLARFFADTPRAVLQRFEPEPGRISLIVKVEGTDPDAEPLTFMGHTDVVPVDEAKWSKPAFDAVIEDGILYGRGVVDMLFITATMAAVTRDIARRGGNRATVYFAALADEESRGTLGAKWLSENYPEALSWRNCLSETGGSHLPGRDGSDSVIIYVGEKGAAQRRLHVHGDAGHGSAPYNKDSAIVKIARVAERIAAIRPHISDSDIWSGFIRAFRFDEHTQQALIAGLDPDALRQLGELAGFADAISHLTIAQTVLRAGQAINVLPSHAWLEMDIRTLPGQDQEYVDKLLREALGDLADDVAIEHLISEDATQSPTEHPLYEALADTLREFFPDATVVPMIAPGGSDLRFARRLGGVGYGFAVHAPARTLGHVHGQLHSHDEYLHLEDLKLTVEGYRRVAEKFVC from the coding sequence ATGCCCCTCTATGACGAGACCCTTGACCTCCTCCAAGAACTGATCCGCAACGCCTGCGTCAACGACTTCACCCCCGGCTCCGGGCAGGAGGTGCGCAACGCCGACACGCTCGCGCGCTTCTTCGCCGACACACCCCGTGCTGTCCTCCAGCGCTTCGAGCCCGAGCCGGGGCGTATCAGCCTCATAGTGAAGGTAGAAGGCACCGACCCGGATGCCGAACCGCTGACGTTTATGGGACACACCGACGTCGTTCCCGTCGATGAAGCCAAGTGGAGCAAGCCTGCCTTCGATGCCGTCATCGAGGACGGCATCCTCTATGGTCGCGGCGTGGTCGACATGCTGTTTATCACCGCGACCATGGCTGCGGTAACCCGGGATATCGCCCGTCGCGGCGGCAACCGCGCCACGGTGTACTTCGCCGCGCTTGCCGACGAAGAATCCCGCGGAACCCTCGGCGCTAAGTGGCTCAGCGAGAACTACCCCGAGGCCTTAAGCTGGCGCAATTGCCTTTCGGAGACCGGCGGCTCCCACTTACCCGGCCGGGACGGCTCCGACTCGGTGATCATCTACGTCGGCGAGAAGGGGGCAGCCCAACGCCGCCTGCACGTCCACGGCGACGCCGGGCACGGCTCGGCCCCGTACAACAAGGACTCGGCCATTGTGAAGATCGCTCGCGTCGCCGAGCGCATCGCCGCTATTCGCCCGCACATCAGTGACAGCGACATCTGGAGTGGGTTCATCCGCGCCTTCCGCTTCGACGAGCACACCCAGCAAGCACTTATCGCAGGATTAGACCCGGATGCCCTGCGCCAGCTTGGTGAGCTGGCCGGCTTCGCCGACGCGATTAGCCACCTGACCATCGCCCAGACCGTGCTGCGCGCGGGCCAGGCCATCAATGTGTTGCCCTCCCACGCCTGGCTGGAGATGGACATTCGCACTCTTCCGGGGCAGGACCAGGAATACGTCGATAAGCTGCTGCGCGAAGCACTCGGCGACCTGGCCGATGACGTCGCAATCGAACACCTCATCAGTGAGGACGCCACCCAATCCCCCACCGAACACCCATTGTATGAGGCGCTGGCCGATACGCTGCGCGAGTTCTTCCCCGACGCCACCGTCGTACCCATGATCGCACCGGGCGGCTCCGACCTACGCTTTGCCCGCCGGCTCGGCGGCGTGGGCTACGGCTTCGCCGTCCACGCGCCCGCGCGCACCCTCGGGCACGTCCACGGGCAGCTGCACTCCCACGACGAATACCTGCACCTCGAAGACCTCAAGCTCACCGTGGAGGGCTACCGCAGGGTGGCTGAGAAGTTCGTGTGTTAG
- the bioB gene encoding biotin synthase BioB, which produces MSDILERARVKVLEQGIGLNKDEVLEVLTLDDDQIPALLELAHEVRLKWCGEEVEVEGIISLKTGGCPEDCHFCSQSGLFESPVRSAWLDIAGLVEAAKQTQKSGATEFCIVAAVKGPDERLMSQLEEAVAAIKSEVDIEVAASVGILTQEQVDRLKAAGVHRYNHNLETARSFFPNVVTTHSWESRRETLRMVGEAGMEVCSGGILGMGETLEQRAEFATDLAELNPTEVPMNFLDPRPGTPFADREVMETSDALRAIGAFRLALPKTILRFAGGRELTLGDLGTEQGLLGGINAVIVGNYLTTLGRPMEQDLDMLGKLRLPIKALNASV; this is translated from the coding sequence ATGAGCGACATTCTGGAGCGCGCCCGGGTCAAGGTCCTAGAGCAGGGCATCGGTCTGAACAAGGATGAGGTCTTAGAGGTCCTCACCTTGGATGATGACCAGATCCCGGCACTGCTGGAGCTGGCCCACGAGGTCCGCCTGAAGTGGTGTGGCGAAGAGGTTGAGGTCGAGGGCATCATCTCTCTCAAGACCGGCGGCTGCCCCGAGGACTGCCACTTCTGTTCCCAGTCCGGTCTTTTCGAGTCGCCGGTTCGCTCCGCCTGGCTCGATATCGCAGGCCTGGTGGAGGCCGCGAAGCAGACCCAGAAGTCCGGCGCCACTGAGTTCTGCATCGTCGCCGCCGTCAAGGGCCCGGACGAGCGCCTCATGTCCCAGCTCGAGGAGGCGGTTGCCGCCATCAAGAGCGAGGTCGACATCGAGGTTGCCGCCTCCGTGGGCATCTTGACTCAGGAGCAGGTCGACCGCCTCAAGGCCGCCGGCGTGCACCGCTACAACCACAACCTGGAGACCGCGCGTTCCTTCTTCCCGAACGTGGTGACCACCCACTCCTGGGAGTCGCGCCGGGAGACCCTGCGCATGGTCGGCGAGGCTGGCATGGAGGTCTGCTCCGGCGGCATCCTCGGCATGGGCGAGACCCTCGAGCAGCGCGCCGAGTTCGCCACCGACTTGGCTGAGCTCAACCCCACCGAGGTGCCGATGAACTTCCTCGACCCGCGCCCGGGAACCCCGTTTGCTGACCGCGAGGTCATGGAGACCTCCGACGCCCTGCGTGCCATCGGCGCCTTCCGCCTGGCCCTGCCGAAGACCATCCTGCGCTTTGCCGGCGGCCGCGAGCTTACCCTCGGTGACCTGGGCACCGAGCAGGGTCTGCTGGGCGGCATCAACGCCGTCATCGTCGGTAACTACCTGACCACCCTGGGTCGTCCGATGGAGCAGGACCTCGACATGCTGGGCAAGCTGCGCCTGCCGATCAAGGCCTTGAACGCGAGCGTCTAA
- the bsaP gene encoding biotin synthase auxiliary protein BsaP: MKTDSHDLLTAIMAGETPIFHPNTGQEIASGEEIHLSPSARAGLEAPRYCQLCGRRMVVQVRPDGWEATCSRHGTVDSVYLGRR; the protein is encoded by the coding sequence ATGAAGACCGACTCTCATGATCTTCTCACCGCCATCATGGCTGGTGAGACCCCGATCTTCCACCCGAATACCGGGCAGGAGATCGCTTCCGGGGAAGAAATTCACCTTTCCCCGTCCGCGCGCGCTGGCTTGGAGGCACCTCGCTACTGCCAGCTGTGTGGCCGCCGCATGGTGGTCCAGGTGCGCCCCGACGGCTGGGAGGCAACGTGCTCCCGCCACGGCACCGTGGATTCCGTGTATCTCGGCCGCAGGTAG
- a CDS encoding Sir2 family NAD-dependent protein deacetylase produces the protein MEDPAVAMAHASALRSIARVVEEKVEPTDPQVALERVVAQLGRGGVLVVTGAGVSTDSGIPDYRGPRGSLSRHRPMTYQEFRYDPAALHRYWARSFIGWRHMDAARPNRVHELIAAWENAGAVHGIVTQNVDGLHQAAGSKHVVTLHGDMSTVVCLNCGFKEDRRLFDTRLEAANRGYMDSIAIDASMVNPDGDVALAEEDVARFQLLGCVNCGSSLLKPDVVYFGEPVPNERKQQVAGMLAESESVLVAGSSLAVMSGMRIVLDAIKQGKEVSVINGGPGRADDRVDTVWRNQLRPALEAVDARL, from the coding sequence ATGGAAGACCCTGCTGTTGCCATGGCGCATGCCTCCGCGCTGCGTTCGATCGCGCGGGTGGTGGAGGAGAAGGTTGAGCCCACCGATCCTCAGGTGGCGCTGGAGCGTGTCGTCGCCCAGTTGGGGCGCGGGGGCGTGCTGGTGGTCACCGGCGCGGGGGTGTCTACGGATTCCGGCATCCCGGATTATCGCGGGCCGCGCGGCTCGCTCTCGCGGCATCGCCCCATGACCTACCAGGAGTTTCGCTATGACCCGGCGGCATTGCATCGCTATTGGGCGCGAAGCTTTATCGGCTGGCGGCACATGGATGCGGCCCGCCCGAATCGGGTGCACGAGCTCATTGCGGCGTGGGAGAACGCCGGCGCGGTACACGGGATCGTCACGCAAAACGTCGACGGGCTGCATCAGGCGGCGGGGTCGAAGCATGTGGTGACACTGCATGGGGACATGTCCACGGTGGTGTGCCTGAACTGCGGTTTCAAGGAGGATCGGCGCTTGTTCGACACCCGCTTGGAGGCCGCGAACCGGGGGTATATGGACTCGATTGCCATCGACGCCTCGATGGTCAACCCAGATGGTGACGTCGCCCTAGCGGAGGAAGACGTTGCGCGTTTCCAGCTGCTTGGCTGCGTAAACTGTGGTTCCTCGCTGCTGAAACCGGACGTGGTCTACTTCGGCGAGCCGGTGCCGAATGAGCGCAAGCAGCAGGTGGCGGGCATGCTTGCGGAGTCGGAGTCTGTGCTGGTGGCGGGTTCGTCGCTCGCGGTCATGAGCGGCATGCGCATCGTGTTGGATGCGATTAAGCAGGGCAAGGAGGTTTCGGTCATCAACGGCGGGCCGGGCCGTGCCGATGATCGCGTGGATACGGTGTGGCGCAACCAGCTGCGCCCCGCGCTGGAGGCGGTCGATGCGCGGTTGTAG
- the amn gene encoding AMP nucleosidase, giving the protein MDVVAAVDKLVEIYEESTRIAREVFETGDYARYAEVVYPKLIVTVKSWHPIDRTQAYGYVDEAGVYSAVLSRPGLMRQYLSAQLERLSCNYECEIEVVASDVRIPPEYIDGIEGLSEARRAGDTGEFVPRPTLDDVDDAIIDGDWEAFHGAEKPLFHFTPQRFDIACARISHYTGIAPDTVQRYILFTNYAMHTREFLRFALAELNRDGSRYRALMLSDGHRIDREAAAGADADAINLQTGHQMPRLDLIADDHMGITMINIGVGPSNAKTITDCLAVLRPEAWVMIGHCAGLDGRMRIGDLILGNAYQRDDHLLDGHIPLELPIPAVPEVQKALEKAVRKIYGEDLQLMRTGTVLSTDDRNWEWHTPKKLWELLRGSTAAACDMESATLAANGYRYRIPYGTLLSVSDLPLHAVPKLPAAAQTFYTNSKEAHVMCAVRAVEKLAANPEKLRTRKLRRTIGEVPFR; this is encoded by the coding sequence ATGGATGTTGTGGCAGCGGTAGACAAGCTGGTGGAGATCTACGAGGAATCCACCCGAATCGCCCGCGAGGTCTTCGAAACCGGAGACTACGCTCGTTATGCCGAGGTGGTCTATCCCAAGCTGATCGTCACGGTCAAAAGCTGGCATCCGATCGACCGCACCCAGGCCTATGGCTACGTCGACGAGGCCGGCGTCTATTCCGCGGTGCTCTCGCGCCCGGGGCTCATGCGGCAGTACCTAAGCGCCCAGCTTGAGCGCCTGAGCTGCAACTATGAGTGCGAGATCGAGGTGGTGGCCTCCGATGTGCGCATCCCGCCGGAGTACATCGACGGCATCGAGGGCCTAAGCGAGGCGCGCCGGGCCGGCGACACCGGCGAGTTCGTGCCGCGGCCAACCTTGGATGACGTCGACGACGCGATCATCGACGGTGACTGGGAGGCCTTCCACGGCGCGGAGAAGCCGCTTTTCCATTTCACCCCGCAGCGCTTCGACATCGCCTGCGCGCGCATCAGTCACTACACCGGCATCGCGCCGGATACGGTACAGCGCTACATCCTGTTTACCAACTACGCCATGCACACGCGCGAGTTCCTCCGCTTCGCGCTGGCCGAGCTCAACCGTGACGGTTCCAGGTATCGGGCGTTGATGCTTTCCGACGGCCACCGCATCGACCGCGAGGCTGCCGCAGGGGCGGATGCGGATGCCATCAATCTGCAGACGGGGCATCAGATGCCGCGACTGGATCTCATCGCCGACGATCATATGGGCATCACCATGATCAATATCGGCGTAGGGCCTTCGAATGCCAAGACCATCACCGACTGCCTTGCTGTGCTGCGTCCGGAAGCCTGGGTGATGATTGGCCACTGCGCAGGCCTCGACGGACGCATGCGTATCGGCGACCTCATCCTGGGCAACGCCTATCAGCGCGACGATCACTTGCTCGACGGACACATCCCGCTGGAGTTGCCGATTCCCGCCGTGCCAGAGGTGCAAAAGGCCTTAGAGAAGGCCGTGCGCAAGATCTATGGCGAGGACCTGCAGCTCATGCGCACCGGAACTGTGCTGTCCACCGACGACCGCAACTGGGAGTGGCACACGCCGAAGAAGCTGTGGGAGCTGCTGCGTGGGTCCACGGCCGCGGCCTGCGACATGGAATCGGCGACGCTGGCGGCCAACGGCTACCGCTACCGCATCCCCTACGGCACCCTGCTGAGCGTCTCCGACCTGCCGCTGCACGCGGTGCCCAAGCTACCGGCTGCGGCCCAGACCTTCTACACCAACTCCAAGGAGGCGCACGTCATGTGCGCCGTGCGCGCGGTGGAGAAGCTGGCCGCCAACCCGGAGAAGCTGCGCACCAGGAAGCTGCGCCGCACCATCGGCGAGGTGCCGTTTCGCTAG
- a CDS encoding PhzF family phenazine biosynthesis protein, with translation MRLPFSQVDVFHTGPCTGNPLAVVHDADDLSDEQMQAFANWTNLSETAFLSHPTHPDADYRVRIFTPHYELPFAGHPTLGSAYAYLSRSGTSTDHLVQECGIGLVEVRVDSSGAQPVFAFKAPALIEEREPTEAELEQALRGLGLDHTQVRDAHWLVNGPRFLGLVLDSVDSLRGVEPNYDLLATVTGTGIGLYAFAEGEPFDAEVRALIPGIGEDPVTGSLNAGFARWLGETERLPATMTVRQGTMVGRRGEVRVTSETGSQSNNYWIGGACQALIDGSVDL, from the coding sequence ATGCGCCTTCCCTTTTCCCAAGTCGATGTTTTCCACACCGGCCCCTGTACCGGCAACCCCCTGGCCGTCGTCCACGATGCTGACGACCTCAGCGACGAACAGATGCAGGCCTTCGCCAACTGGACCAACCTGAGCGAGACCGCCTTCTTATCGCACCCTACCCACCCGGATGCGGACTACCGGGTGCGCATCTTTACTCCTCACTACGAGCTGCCCTTCGCCGGTCACCCCACCTTGGGCTCCGCCTACGCCTACCTAAGCCGCTCGGGAACCAGCACCGATCACCTCGTCCAAGAGTGCGGGATTGGCCTAGTGGAGGTGCGCGTCGACTCCAGTGGTGCGCAACCCGTCTTCGCCTTCAAGGCCCCTGCATTGATCGAGGAGCGCGAGCCCACCGAGGCCGAGCTTGAGCAGGCGCTGCGCGGGCTGGGGCTGGATCACACGCAGGTGCGCGATGCCCATTGGCTTGTCAACGGGCCCCGCTTCTTAGGCCTCGTCCTCGATAGCGTCGACTCCCTGCGCGGGGTCGAGCCCAACTATGATCTCCTCGCCACGGTCACCGGGACCGGTATCGGGCTCTACGCCTTCGCCGAGGGCGAGCCCTTCGACGCCGAGGTACGCGCGTTGATACCCGGCATCGGCGAGGACCCGGTCACCGGCTCGCTCAACGCGGGCTTTGCCCGGTGGCTGGGTGAGACGGAACGGCTGCCCGCAACGATGACCGTGCGCCAAGGCACCATGGTGGGTCGCCGCGGCGAGGTTCGAGTCACTTCCGAGACGGGGAGCCAGTCCAACAACTACTGGATCGGCGGGGCCTGCCAGGCCCTTATCGACGGTAGCGTCGACCTCTAG
- a CDS encoding S1 family peptidase, with protein sequence MVGFRRMARGACSMAVAATLIQAPLAVAQEAQSVDSAPQMTLQTSNPVQSDDNRVAQYLAYTSDAEGNEVFAGSCTAEYIGSNTWLTAAHCLTAATDVTVMRLRQNAAEVAPVIKYSFVDPNADIMVLHVGEGIQADAFNLPARELGVGEVATITGYGGQVYATEALYAVQQLFDRGTYYDKVYWTESTTKYQGCPGDSGSPFHKDNTLYGVHSLGEGNDVCGDRLGAGGEESRVLPHVDYIKALIAHWEPAPGAAAGPRPTVVESALPYDEPNINAGYPGVVIPDPTPDTESGSGASSGSSLLSSFGSSI encoded by the coding sequence ATGGTTGGCTTTAGGCGCATGGCTCGTGGCGCGTGCAGTATGGCCGTCGCGGCAACGCTGATTCAAGCCCCGCTGGCAGTAGCGCAAGAAGCGCAATCCGTGGATTCCGCGCCACAGATGACGCTCCAGACCAGCAATCCGGTGCAAAGCGACGACAATCGTGTTGCCCAATACCTCGCCTACACCTCCGATGCGGAGGGCAACGAGGTATTCGCTGGCAGCTGCACCGCCGAATACATTGGCAGCAACACCTGGCTGACTGCCGCGCACTGCCTCACGGCGGCAACAGATGTCACGGTCATGCGCTTGCGGCAAAACGCCGCTGAGGTAGCCCCCGTCATTAAGTATTCCTTCGTCGACCCGAATGCGGACATCATGGTGCTACACGTGGGCGAAGGTATTCAAGCCGATGCCTTCAACCTTCCTGCCCGCGAACTTGGGGTGGGCGAAGTGGCAACTATTACCGGATATGGCGGGCAGGTATATGCCACCGAGGCCTTATACGCGGTTCAGCAGCTGTTTGATCGGGGAACCTACTACGACAAAGTCTATTGGACCGAGTCGACCACCAAGTATCAAGGCTGCCCGGGTGACTCCGGTTCGCCCTTCCATAAGGACAACACGCTCTACGGTGTGCATTCCCTGGGCGAGGGCAACGATGTTTGCGGCGATCGCCTCGGCGCCGGCGGGGAAGAAAGCCGCGTCCTCCCGCACGTCGACTACATCAAGGCGCTCATTGCTCATTGGGAGCCGGCGCCCGGAGCTGCTGCTGGCCCACGCCCCACGGTTGTCGAGAGTGCCTTGCCCTATGACGAGCCGAACATAAATGCCGGTTATCCGGGCGTGGTCATCCCCGATCCGACCCCAGATACCGAATCGGGATCGGGGGCAAGTTCCGGTTCAAGCCTGCTGTCAAGCTTCGGATCCTCCATCTAA
- a CDS encoding thioesterase family protein — protein MKDTLVPGITHTMTYLVDEKRTVPYILPERADFAAMPHVFATGFMTAVIEAACIEALAPHIDDDEVTLGTHVNFSHQAPTVPGSTVTVDVTLEEVNGRALLFSITARDEYAVISTGTHQRGLVNRERFLSKLPTKKS, from the coding sequence ATGAAGGACACCCTCGTTCCGGGCATTACCCACACCATGACCTACCTCGTCGACGAAAAGCGCACGGTGCCGTATATCCTGCCGGAGCGGGCAGACTTCGCCGCGATGCCGCACGTGTTCGCCACCGGATTCATGACCGCCGTCATCGAAGCGGCCTGCATCGAGGCGCTCGCCCCGCATATCGACGACGACGAGGTCACCTTGGGCACGCACGTGAACTTCTCCCACCAGGCCCCCACCGTGCCCGGCTCCACCGTCACCGTGGACGTCACCCTCGAGGAGGTCAATGGTCGCGCGCTGCTATTTAGTATCACCGCCCGCGATGAATACGCGGTCATCTCCACCGGCACCCACCAGCGCGGGCTGGTCAATCGCGAGCGTTTCCTCAGCAAGCTCCCCACGAAGAAATCTTAA
- a CDS encoding dicarboxylate/amino acid:cation symporter — protein MSTTTPTAQQAKRLPGWLTGFGAQVTAGLIVGLVLGLIARSLDGNLGADQTSWLTNLLTWVGSTYVQLLKVMIPPLILTAVITSVANLRQVANAARLAVSTIVWFAITALFSVVTGIVVALVMRPGLNTSIDPSQAAEPSTTGSWLGFINSIVPQNFLALAASTSSSGGISLSFNVLQLLVISFALGIAALKAGKAAEPFVEFASSLLKIVQVVLWWIIRLAPIGTAALIGKAVSTYGWDALGSLGKFVLAIYVGLAIVLGVIYPAVLIAHKIPVLGFYKRVWPVTSLGFVTRSSMGVMPVNERITESMGVPREYASFAIPLGATTKMDGCAAVYPAVAAIFVAQFYGIDLNFTHYLLIIFVSVIGSAATAGTTGATVMLTLTLSTLGLPLSGVGLLLAIEPIIDMGRTAVNVTGQSLSALIVAKRAGIWDKDVWDANDNGAALDAAPAEELAPAATAAHDSEASEPVRA, from the coding sequence ATGTCCACCACTACCCCCACGGCCCAGCAGGCCAAGCGCCTGCCCGGCTGGCTCACCGGCTTCGGCGCCCAAGTCACCGCTGGCCTCATCGTCGGCCTCGTCTTAGGCCTCATTGCCCGCAGCCTCGACGGCAACCTCGGTGCGGACCAGACTAGCTGGCTGACGAACCTGCTCACCTGGGTCGGTTCGACCTACGTGCAATTGCTCAAGGTCATGATTCCGCCGTTGATCCTCACCGCGGTTATCACCTCCGTGGCCAACCTGCGCCAGGTTGCCAACGCCGCCCGCCTGGCGGTGTCGACGATCGTATGGTTCGCCATTACCGCGCTCTTCTCGGTGGTCACCGGCATCGTGGTCGCACTTGTCATGCGCCCTGGCCTTAACACCAGCATCGATCCTTCCCAGGCGGCGGAGCCTTCCACCACCGGCTCATGGCTGGGCTTTATTAACTCCATCGTCCCGCAGAACTTCCTGGCCCTGGCCGCCTCCACCTCGAGTTCGGGTGGCATTTCCTTAAGCTTTAACGTGCTGCAGCTGCTGGTGATCTCCTTCGCGCTCGGCATCGCTGCTCTCAAGGCGGGCAAGGCGGCAGAACCTTTCGTCGAGTTTGCCTCCTCCCTCCTCAAGATCGTCCAGGTGGTCTTGTGGTGGATCATCCGCTTGGCCCCGATTGGCACCGCCGCCCTGATCGGCAAGGCCGTATCCACTTATGGCTGGGACGCGTTGGGAAGCCTCGGCAAGTTCGTGCTCGCCATTTACGTCGGCTTGGCCATCGTACTGGGCGTCATCTACCCGGCCGTTCTGATTGCACACAAGATTCCTGTGCTCGGCTTCTACAAGCGCGTATGGCCCGTAACCTCTCTGGGCTTTGTCACCCGTTCCTCGATGGGAGTTATGCCGGTCAACGAGCGCATCACCGAATCCATGGGTGTGCCGCGCGAATACGCCTCCTTCGCCATCCCGCTGGGCGCTACGACCAAGATGGATGGTTGCGCAGCAGTCTACCCGGCAGTTGCAGCAATTTTCGTCGCCCAGTTCTATGGCATTGATCTCAACTTCACGCACTACCTCCTCATCATCTTCGTCTCCGTCATCGGATCTGCCGCCACCGCCGGCACCACCGGTGCAACCGTCATGCTCACGCTCACCCTGTCCACCCTGGGCTTGCCGTTGTCCGGTGTTGGCCTGCTGCTCGCTATCGAGCCAATCATCGATATGGGCCGCACCGCCGTCAACGTCACCGGCCAGTCACTGTCTGCACTGATCGTCGCAAAGCGCGCGGGCATCTGGGACAAGGATGTCTGGGACGCCAACGACAACGGCGCGGCACTCGATGCCGCACCCGCAGAGGAGCTTGCACCCGCGGCCACCGCGGCGCACGACAGCGAAGCCTCCGAACCGGTACGCGCTTAA